Proteins from a genomic interval of Nitrospira sp.:
- a CDS encoding ABC transporter permease, whose translation MFERITHMLIKEFIQILRDPRMRTVIFVMPLVQTLVFGYAVTTDVTHIPTAIFDLDNSRASRELTARFTGSGYFDVVKYVDREEEGRHLVDRGLVKAVLRMNKGFGDDLRAGRTAAVQIIVDGTDSNTAGIVLNYAGQIAGRFGETVLLTRFVRATGQPASPARVALETRAWFNENLESRNFYVPGVIVLIVTLVTLMLSSMAVVREKEIGTIEQIMVTPIRQSEFILGKMLPFALIGFADVVLVTVIAAYWFNVPIRGSLLLLFGATSLYLMSTLGIGLLISTISRTQQQAMMSAFFYYFPAMLLSGFVFPIANMPEPVQWLTYLNPLRYFLVIIRGIFLKGVGPDILWPQMLALLILGIATLWVAARRFRKTAI comes from the coding sequence ATGTTTGAGCGGATCACGCACATGTTGATCAAGGAATTCATCCAGATCCTCCGCGATCCGCGGATGAGGACGGTGATTTTTGTGATGCCGCTCGTGCAGACGCTGGTCTTCGGCTATGCCGTCACCACGGACGTCACCCATATCCCGACCGCAATCTTTGACTTGGACAACAGCCGGGCCAGCCGCGAGCTCACCGCCCGGTTCACTGGATCCGGCTACTTCGACGTGGTGAAGTACGTCGATCGGGAGGAAGAGGGTCGGCACCTCGTTGATCGCGGGCTGGTCAAAGCGGTGCTGCGGATGAACAAGGGGTTCGGGGACGACCTGCGCGCTGGGCGGACTGCGGCCGTGCAGATCATTGTGGACGGGACGGACTCAAATACGGCCGGCATCGTGCTCAACTATGCGGGGCAAATCGCCGGACGGTTCGGCGAAACCGTGTTGCTCACCCGGTTCGTCCGGGCGACCGGCCAGCCGGCCTCCCCCGCCCGTGTGGCGCTAGAGACGCGCGCCTGGTTCAATGAAAATCTCGAGTCTCGGAATTTTTACGTCCCCGGCGTCATCGTGCTGATTGTCACCCTGGTCACGCTCATGTTGTCCAGCATGGCGGTGGTCCGCGAAAAGGAGATCGGTACCATTGAGCAGATTATGGTCACTCCGATTCGACAGTCGGAGTTCATTCTGGGCAAAATGTTGCCGTTCGCACTGATCGGTTTTGCCGATGTCGTGCTGGTGACTGTGATCGCCGCCTACTGGTTCAACGTCCCGATCAGGGGCAGTCTGCTGCTGCTCTTCGGAGCGACGAGCCTCTACCTGATGAGCACGCTGGGGATCGGCCTGCTGATCTCGACCATCAGCCGGACGCAGCAGCAGGCGATGATGAGCGCCTTTTTCTACTACTTCCCCGCCATGCTGCTCTCCGGCTTCGTCTTTCCGATCGCGAACATGCCTGAGCCTGTGCAATGGCTGACGTACCTGAACCCGCTGCGCTACTTCCTCGTGATCATCCGCGGGATCTTCTTGAAGGGGGTGGGGCCCGATATTCTCTGGCCGCAGATGTTGGCGCTCTTGATCTTGGGAATAGCGACGTTGTGGGTGGCGGCCCGGCGGTTCCGCAAGACCGCCATCTAG
- a CDS encoding efflux RND transporter periplasmic adaptor subunit, with protein MSTETTAPHRSGGTEPGGHGASQPVAASSVAGSASTRTWMRAILIVGALLLALAASLYLQSRTVPDSGALRVSGNIEITDAEVSFKISGRVAERLMSEGETVRAGQLAARLDTGELAQEVALRKAEVRAAEAALAELEAGSRPEEVAQAQAVVRRTQADVAHARADFKRFKTLYEQDNVSVQNYDAAKTAVEVTEATLREAQEQLDLVRKGPRIEKIERARAQLQQAKEALALTETRLSYATLTSPLTGVVLSHNIEPGEFVAAGTPIVTVGNLDHVWLRAYVDETDLGRVKVGQAAQVTTDSYPGKVYEGRVSFIASQAEFTPKSVQTEKERVKLVYRIKITIANPQMELKAGMPADAKIILPDRAEASGGGH; from the coding sequence ATGAGCACAGAGACGACGGCTCCTCACAGATCGGGTGGGACCGAGCCAGGCGGGCATGGAGCCTCGCAGCCGGTTGCCGCATCGTCTGTCGCAGGAAGCGCGAGCACACGCACGTGGATGCGGGCGATCCTGATCGTCGGTGCGCTCCTCCTTGCCCTGGCCGCCAGCCTGTATCTACAGTCACGAACGGTACCGGACTCGGGAGCACTGCGGGTGTCGGGGAACATCGAAATCACCGACGCCGAGGTGAGTTTCAAGATTTCGGGCCGGGTGGCGGAGCGCCTGATGTCAGAAGGAGAGACGGTCCGGGCGGGGCAGTTGGCGGCTCGACTGGATACCGGCGAGCTGGCGCAGGAGGTGGCGCTGCGCAAGGCGGAGGTCCGGGCCGCCGAAGCCGCGCTGGCCGAGCTGGAAGCCGGATCCAGGCCGGAGGAAGTGGCGCAAGCGCAGGCTGTGGTCCGGCGGACGCAGGCGGATGTGGCGCATGCGCGGGCGGATTTCAAGCGCTTCAAGACGCTCTATGAGCAGGACAATGTCTCGGTGCAGAACTACGATGCGGCCAAGACGGCTGTGGAGGTGACCGAGGCCACACTTCGGGAGGCGCAGGAGCAACTGGACCTTGTCAGGAAGGGGCCGCGCATCGAAAAAATCGAGCGGGCGCGGGCGCAGCTTCAGCAGGCCAAGGAAGCGCTGGCCTTAACTGAGACACGGTTGAGCTACGCCACGCTGACCTCGCCGCTGACCGGCGTGGTGCTGTCCCACAATATCGAGCCGGGTGAGTTCGTCGCGGCCGGGACGCCGATCGTGACCGTCGGCAATCTGGACCATGTCTGGCTGCGGGCCTATGTCGATGAGACCGACCTGGGGCGGGTCAAGGTCGGGCAAGCGGCGCAGGTCACGACCGACAGCTATCCGGGCAAAGTGTACGAGGGGCGCGTGTCCTTCATCGCCTCTCAAGCCGAATTCACGCCCAAGAGTGTCCAGACCGAGAAGGAGCGGGTGAAGCTGGTCTATCGCATCAAGATCACCATCGCCAACCCTCAGATGGAGCTCAAGGCCGGCATGCCGGCCGATGCCAAGATCATTCTGCCGGATCGTGCGGAGGCCTCCGGTGGAGGCCATTAG
- a CDS encoding ABC transporter permease → MNARRTWAVARKESIHIVRDWRSLVMGIAIPILLLILFGYALTLDVDEVPLVVWDQSGTQASRDFISRFEGSPYFSLRPVVQTYAEIERAIDAGNALVALVIPVDFARDVESGRVAQAQAIVDGSDSNTATIVLGYLETVARTYNQDLAIEQAARTSGRTVTVPLDLRPRVWFNAGMESKNYIIPGLIAVIMMVIAAMLTSLTVAREWETGTMEQVISTPLTGPELILGKLLPYFGIGMLDVLVAVLMGEFLFEVPLRGNVALLFGMAAVFLAGALSLGMLISIVTKAQLLASQLAMVVTFLPAFLLSGFMYDISNMPKAIQAITHVVPARYFVSLLKGIYLKGIGLERLMMEAALLTVFGLLVFLAANLVFKKKMA, encoded by the coding sequence ATGAACGCGCGGCGCACGTGGGCGGTTGCCCGTAAAGAAAGCATCCACATCGTCCGGGACTGGCGCAGCCTCGTTATGGGAATCGCCATCCCGATCCTCTTGCTGATCCTGTTCGGCTATGCGTTGACCCTGGACGTGGACGAGGTGCCGCTGGTCGTCTGGGATCAGAGCGGCACGCAAGCCAGCCGCGACTTCATCAGCCGCTTCGAGGGATCGCCCTATTTTTCACTCCGCCCTGTTGTGCAGACCTATGCCGAAATCGAGCGGGCGATCGATGCGGGGAATGCCCTGGTGGCGTTGGTCATTCCGGTCGATTTCGCGAGGGACGTGGAGTCGGGCCGGGTTGCCCAGGCTCAGGCGATCGTGGACGGCAGCGACTCCAATACGGCGACCATTGTCCTCGGCTATCTGGAGACCGTCGCACGGACCTACAACCAGGATCTGGCGATCGAGCAGGCCGCCCGCACCAGCGGCCGAACCGTCACGGTCCCGCTCGATCTGCGCCCGCGAGTCTGGTTCAACGCCGGCATGGAATCGAAGAACTACATCATTCCGGGACTGATCGCGGTGATTATGATGGTCATCGCCGCGATGCTGACCTCGCTGACGGTGGCGCGTGAGTGGGAAACCGGCACGATGGAGCAGGTGATCTCCACGCCGTTGACAGGCCCCGAACTGATCCTCGGCAAACTGTTGCCCTACTTCGGCATCGGAATGCTGGATGTCCTGGTCGCCGTGCTGATGGGTGAGTTTCTCTTTGAGGTGCCGCTGCGCGGCAACGTCGCGCTCTTGTTCGGCATGGCCGCCGTCTTTTTAGCCGGCGCGCTCTCGCTCGGCATGCTGATCAGTATTGTGACCAAAGCCCAGTTGCTGGCCAGCCAGCTCGCCATGGTGGTCACCTTCCTGCCGGCCTTCCTGCTCTCCGGGTTCATGTACGACATCAGCAACATGCCGAAAGCGATCCAGGCCATCACCCATGTGGTGCCGGCCCGGTATTTTGTCTCGCTGTTGAAGGGGATCTATCTCAAAGGGATCGGGCTGGAGCGGCTCATGATGGAGGCCGCGCTACTGACCGTCTTCGGCCTGCTTGTGTTCCTGGCCGCCAATCTGGTTTTCAAGAAAAAGATGGCGTGA
- a CDS encoding ABC transporter ATP-binding protein — MEAIRLAHLSRAFGAVRAVDDLTFEVAQGEIFGLVGPDGAGKTTTMRLLTGVMDPSGGEAWVMGKHVVREAEAVKDDIGYMSQRFGLYPDLTVDENIHFYADLYGVPARGREQKLHELLSFSNLTPFKKRQAGRLSGGMKQKLGLACALIHTPKVLFLDEPTNGVDPVSRRDFWRILYSLLKEGVTIFISTAYLDEAERCHRVALLHQGRLLACDTPDRVKALMRGTILEVRVSRAREAAALLKQRVKAESIGLFGDRIHVVTMDPTQTAREVPAVLLAEGFALHELRSIEPSLEDVFVSVLTSAGAVSQQEPIDAYRF; from the coding sequence GTGGAGGCCATTAGGCTGGCCCATCTGTCGAGAGCGTTCGGAGCGGTCCGTGCGGTTGACGATCTGACGTTCGAGGTGGCCCAGGGGGAAATTTTCGGGCTGGTGGGTCCGGACGGCGCCGGCAAGACGACCACGATGCGGCTGCTGACCGGCGTGATGGATCCGAGCGGCGGCGAGGCCTGGGTGATGGGTAAGCATGTTGTCCGGGAGGCGGAGGCGGTCAAGGACGACATCGGGTACATGAGCCAACGATTCGGGCTGTATCCGGATCTCACGGTGGACGAGAACATCCATTTCTACGCCGATCTCTACGGAGTTCCCGCAAGAGGCCGCGAACAAAAACTCCACGAGCTGCTCTCGTTCAGCAATCTCACTCCGTTCAAGAAGCGGCAGGCCGGACGATTGTCCGGCGGCATGAAGCAGAAGCTGGGTCTGGCCTGCGCGCTGATCCATACGCCGAAAGTCTTGTTCCTGGATGAGCCGACGAACGGGGTGGATCCGGTGTCGCGGCGCGACTTCTGGCGGATTCTCTATTCCCTCCTCAAAGAAGGTGTGACCATCTTTATCTCTACCGCCTATCTGGATGAGGCCGAACGGTGTCATCGGGTGGCGTTGTTGCACCAGGGCCGTCTGCTTGCCTGTGACACCCCGGACCGGGTCAAAGCCCTCATGCGGGGCACGATCCTGGAAGTCCGTGTCAGCCGGGCGCGCGAGGCCGCAGCCCTGCTCAAGCAGCGCGTGAAGGCCGAGTCCATCGGACTGTTCGGAGACCGCATCCATGTGGTGACGATGGATCCGACACAGACCGCTCGGGAGGTGCCGGCCGTGCTGCTAGCCGAAGGCTTTGCGCTACACGAGTTGCGGTCGATCGAGCCCTCCTTGGAGGATGTCTTTGTCTCGGTGCTGACGAGTGCAGGGGCCGTCTCTCAACAGGAACCGATTGATGCGTACCGATTCTGA
- a CDS encoding ABC transporter ATP-binding protein yields the protein MRTDSEPYAVVVHDLEKRFGSFVAVNRISLQVKAGEIFGFLGPNGAGKSTTIRMLCGLLTPTGGTGTVAGFDIMQEAERIKAHIGYMSQKFSLYEDLTVEENIDFYSGIYRIPKAKKTERKEWVIGMAGLSQHRASRTAVLSGGWKQRLALGCAILHEPPIIFLDEPTSGVDPISRRSFWDLIYALAGQGVTVFVTTHYMEEAEYCDRLGLIYRGELIAAGTPDELKTRFMQDDIIEVLCEQPQEAMLMLGGVEGVKEAALFGKGLHVVAERRAEGVITAIRAALAERNLGVSRAERIVPSMEDVFVSLIETRDRLERPQAEVAG from the coding sequence ATGCGTACCGATTCTGAGCCTTATGCGGTCGTCGTCCACGATCTGGAAAAGCGGTTCGGGTCGTTCGTCGCCGTCAACCGGATCAGCCTGCAAGTCAAGGCCGGCGAGATCTTCGGATTTCTCGGGCCGAACGGCGCCGGCAAGTCCACGACTATCCGGATGCTCTGCGGCCTGCTGACTCCGACCGGCGGCACCGGCACGGTCGCCGGCTTCGATATCATGCAAGAGGCCGAGCGGATCAAGGCGCACATCGGGTACATGAGCCAGAAGTTCTCGCTCTACGAGGACTTGACGGTCGAGGAGAACATCGACTTTTACAGCGGCATTTACCGGATTCCCAAGGCGAAGAAAACGGAGCGGAAAGAATGGGTGATCGGCATGGCCGGCCTGTCGCAGCATCGCGCGTCCCGGACCGCCGTGCTGTCCGGGGGCTGGAAGCAACGGCTCGCGTTGGGCTGCGCCATCCTGCACGAGCCGCCGATTATCTTTCTCGATGAGCCGACATCCGGCGTGGACCCGATCAGCCGCCGAAGCTTCTGGGATCTCATCTACGCGCTGGCCGGACAGGGCGTGACGGTCTTCGTGACGACCCACTACATGGAAGAGGCGGAATACTGCGACCGGCTGGGGTTGATCTATCGCGGGGAATTGATCGCCGCCGGGACGCCGGACGAGCTGAAGACGCGCTTCATGCAGGACGACATCATCGAGGTGCTGTGCGAGCAGCCACAGGAGGCGATGCTGATGCTCGGGGGGGTTGAAGGGGTCAAGGAAGCGGCCCTGTTCGGCAAGGGACTGCATGTGGTGGCCGAGCGCCGGGCGGAGGGCGTGATTACTGCGATCAGAGCGGCGCTGGCTGAGCGGAACCTCGGGGTGTCGCGGGCGGAGCGGATCGTGCCGTCGATGGAGGACGTCTTTGTGTCGCTGATCGAGACGCGGGACCGACTGGAGCGTCCTCAGGCCGAGGTGGCGGGATGA
- a CDS encoding TolC family protein — protein MKGWTVCTTMLALWVATVAAGAESPQIRSELRLSLHDAIQAAIDNNVNVRLLKERIAAAQAAADTSLGSMLPNVSGYMTGRNQTVNLAAFGLPQDRLGALGLTGSVTPSFDVYDARASLVQNVFSLSLIQRWRAARTGVDVASLEAEVTKRDVMATAGLLYMEASRAEAAVKARQADMELSEQLLKLAQDRKKAGVATGLDVTREEVQLENTRQRLLVAQNDQESAKLNLIRALGIDFDVRLTLTDELALVNVAPQSPTDALLAAQENRTELKAQITRQKLASLSLSSVASERLPSLSLNGDYGWIGLKPEDALATRSVGLMLSVPIFDGGQREGRISENRSRVRQESIRMKDVSDQVTLEVRNALLTLDSSTQQVAVAGKGIELAMKELTFARDRFAAGLATNIEVTNAQTSVARARDNQIEALFRFNASRINLARAKGEIETLF, from the coding sequence GCGGGGGCTGAGTCGCCTCAGATTCGTTCCGAGCTTCGTCTCAGTCTGCACGATGCGATTCAAGCGGCGATCGACAACAACGTCAACGTGCGGCTGCTGAAAGAGCGCATTGCCGCGGCTCAGGCTGCAGCCGATACCAGCCTGGGGTCTATGTTGCCGAACGTCTCCGGATACATGACCGGGCGCAATCAAACGGTCAATCTGGCTGCGTTCGGTCTCCCTCAAGACCGGCTCGGCGCGCTCGGCTTGACCGGGAGCGTGACGCCATCCTTCGATGTGTATGACGCGCGGGCCAGCCTCGTTCAGAATGTGTTCAGTCTGAGCCTCATTCAGCGATGGCGCGCGGCCAGGACGGGCGTGGATGTGGCGAGCCTGGAGGCCGAAGTGACGAAGCGCGATGTCATGGCCACGGCTGGATTGTTGTACATGGAAGCCTCACGGGCTGAGGCGGCCGTGAAAGCCCGCCAGGCCGACATGGAACTCAGTGAGCAGCTTTTGAAACTGGCACAGGATCGAAAGAAAGCCGGCGTGGCGACAGGGCTCGACGTGACGCGCGAAGAAGTACAGTTGGAGAATACCCGCCAACGATTGCTGGTGGCACAAAATGATCAGGAGAGTGCGAAGCTGAATCTCATTCGCGCCCTGGGAATCGATTTCGATGTGCGATTGACGTTGACCGATGAATTGGCGTTGGTCAATGTGGCCCCTCAGTCTCCCACCGACGCACTCCTGGCCGCCCAGGAGAACCGCACCGAGCTGAAAGCGCAGATCACCCGCCAGAAGCTGGCGTCGCTCAGCCTCAGCTCCGTCGCGAGTGAACGGCTCCCTTCGTTGTCTTTGAACGGCGACTATGGATGGATTGGATTGAAACCGGAGGATGCTTTGGCCACGCGTTCGGTCGGACTCATGCTCTCGGTGCCGATCTTCGACGGGGGGCAGCGGGAGGGCCGGATCTCTGAGAACCGCAGTCGCGTGCGGCAGGAGTCGATCCGGATGAAGGATGTATCCGATCAAGTCACTCTCGAAGTCCGCAACGCGCTTCTCACGCTCGACTCGTCCACGCAGCAGGTCGCGGTCGCCGGGAAAGGGATTGAGCTGGCGATGAAGGAACTGACCTTTGCGCGCGATCGCTTTGCCGCCGGCCTTGCCACGAATATCGAGGTGACGAACGCGCAAACCTCGGTGGCGCGCGCGCGCGACAATCAGATTGAAGCCCTGTTCCGATTCAACGCGTCGCGCATCAATCTGGCGCGGGCCAAGGGAGAAATCGAAACGCTCTTTTAA